GCCCTGCAGCGCCATTTCGAGCGTCTGGGCATTGCCGCCGAGGTGCAGCCAGGGCCGTTTCCGCAGGCGTTTCGCGTGCGCTGGCCGCTGCCAGAGGTGCGCCCGTTGGTGTCCATCCTTATTCCAACGCGGGACCAGTTGCCGCTGCTGCAGCGCTGCGTTGAATCGGTATTAGAAAAAACCAAGTACCCGGCTTACGAAATCCTCATCATCGACAACGACAGCCAGACGGCTGAGGCGCGTCAGTACCTGGACGGCATCAAGGCCATGGAGGCTGAATTCGGTGGTAGGCTGCGTGTGCTGCGCCATCCCGGGGAATTCAATTTTTCCGCGATGAACAATGCCGCCGCTGCTGTAGCGCGCGGCGAATATCTGCTGCTGCTCAACAACGACACTGCTGTGCTACACGAGGACTGGCTGGACGAGATGATGGGCCACGCCGTTCGGCCAGATGTCGGCATCGTAGGCGCTAAATTGCTTTATCCCGACGGCAGGATTCAACATGCCGGGGTCATCCTCGGCCTGTGCGGTCCGGCTGAACATCCCTTCATCGGCCGCGCGCCTGAAGATAGCGGCTACTTCGGCCGCGCCCAGCTCACGCAGAATCTGTCGGCCGTCACCGGCGCCTGCCTGCTGATACGAAAGGATGTTTACGAACAGCTTGGCGGGCTGGACGAACAAACCTTCAAGGTGTCATACAACGACATCGATCTGTGCCTAAAGGCGCGGAAAGCAGGCCTGCGAGTTGTGTTCACGCCTTTTGCCCTGCTGCTGCACAAAGGCTCGGCCAGCCAGAAAAACAACACCGAGGCCAAGCCTGACGGCGCCAAGCTCAAACGCTTCGCTGCCGAAAAAGATGCCATGTATGCCAAATGGCTGACGCAGCTCGCCTTCGATCCGGCCTACAACCGCCACCTGAGCCTGGCCAGCACCGACTTCCTGCTCGAAAATCGGCCATGCCTGAGCTGGGATCCGGCCTGGCGTCCCCGTCCGCGCGTGCTGGCGCATCCGGCCGACCGCGACGGCTGCGGCGAGTACCGCATCATCGCGCCCATGCGCGCGCTCAACCGCGCCGGACTCATCCAGGGTTGGGAAACCATACACCTGTTAGCTCCTGCCGAAATGGAACGCATGCAGCCCGACAGTTTAGTGGTGCAACGCCAGACAGAGTGGCCGCAGATCGAGGCACTGGAGCGCCATGCCCGCACCAGCAAGGCCTTTCGCGTGTTCGAGATCGACGATCTCATCACCAACCTGCCGCTCAAAAGCGTGCACAAGAGGAGCATCCACAAAGACATCGCCAAGCGCATTAGCAAGGCCGTCAGGCTGTGCAACCGGCTGGTAGTTGCCACCGAACCGCTGGCTAAGGCCTACGCCCATCTCACCGACGAAGTCGTGGTGCAGCCCAACTACCTCGAAGCCGCACGCTGGGGCCATTTGCGTCCGCCCCGCGCCGAGCGCGCAAGACCGCGTGTGGGCTGGGCCGGCGGCATCGGCCACGCCGGCGACCTGGAACTCATCATCGATGTGGTACGCGATACGGCCGCGGAGGTCGATTGGGTGTTTTTCGGCCTGTGTCCCGAGGCGCTCAAACCGGTGGTGAAAGAATTTCACCCCGGGGTACCGTTCGATCAATATCCTGCCAAGCTCGCCGCGCTCGATCTCGACCTTGCCGTCGCCCCGCTGGAAGACAACGCCTTCAACGAGGCCAAGAGCCATCTGCGCCTACTGGAATACGGCATCCTCGGCTACCCGGTGATCTGCTCGGACATCACACCGTATCAGGGCGACTTTCCAGTCACCCGTGTGGCCAACCGCTACCGCGACTGGGTACGCACCCTGCGCGAAGCCGTCTCTGACCGCGACGCGCTGCGCGCCCAGGGCGATGCGCTGCGCGCCAAGGTGCTCGCCGACTGGATACTGGAAGACCATCTCGATACCTGGTTGAAGGCCTGGCTGCCCTGAAGACGCAACAAAGCGGGGCTGATCCCGCTAAAAAACCCGATTCTCGCGGCGTTGCTTCAATTTTCCAGCCCATGCGGCTGACGCTGTAGGGGCGAATCGTGATTCGCCCTCCTCATTCCAGGAAAATTTCGCGCCTGCATCTCGGGCTTTTTGAGCGGGATCAGATCACGAGGTTTTTACAGTGCGATCAGCCATCAGCTTTCAGCAAAAACAGATAACTGAAAGCCGACGGCTCAGAACTCGTAGGAATAGTAAACGGCCAGACCCTTTTGCCGGGCGTAATCCTCGGCGTCCGGCTCGCTTATCATGTAGGTGACAAGGACCGGGAGGATCTCTTCAAAAACGCCCTCGAACCTCGAGAGCCTCTTTTTTATAAATTCATTGACAAGGCGCTTTGAAAGCTGACTCTTGGCCTCTCCGATGACGGTCACCTTTCTGCCGTCACGCCTGCCCGTACCGATGATGTTGACCTCGAGAAGGGCGCCGTCCCGGTCCGGAACGAACCGCCGCCTGAGAGGGGTGTCCAGTTCCAGGCCGAAATCCCTGCTAAGAAGCGGCGGAAGCCCCTTGTAGGCCTCGTCCTCGAGGCGGTAGCCGACGGTTGCGCTCAGACCCCCGAGCTGCTGGCGGGTCTTGCGGTGTTCCTCCGTCAAAAGCCTGAGTTCCCGTTCCGTCCGCTTCTGGGCCTCAGCAAGCTCCTCGACCTTGATCTCGGTCCGTTTCTGGGCCTCGGCAAGCTCCTCGAGCCTGATCTCAGTGCGCTTCTGGGCCTCA
The sequence above is a segment of the Deltaproteobacteria bacterium genome. Coding sequences within it:
- a CDS encoding chordopoxvirus fusion protein, which codes for KRTEIKVEELAEAQKRTEIKVEELAEAQKRTEIKVKELAEAQKRTEIRLEELAEAQKRTEIKVEELAEAQKRTERELRLLTEEHRKTRQQLGGLSATVGYRLEDEAYKGLPPLLSRDFGLELDTPLRRRFVPDRDGALLEVNIIGTGRRDGRKVTVIGEAKSQLSKRLVNEFIKKRLSRFEGVFEEILPVLVTYMISEPDAEDYARQKGLAVYYSYEF